A region from the Paenibacillus humicola genome encodes:
- a CDS encoding carbohydrate ABC transporter permease: MEKPLATTAPAPPALYRKSLKTMLFRVTGSELIPPFYLWLGLILLALFTLSPFLYFLGSSVSSATDLMSGRLLPHSPTIDNYVRLFQGTTGADFTAAIRNSVYVALWTTAFTIFIGVFAAYALAKINFPFRSTSLLVILAMQLLPSISIIVPMYMNMRDGISIGIPFTSIVFYRTPPLLDTIAGLVVAYTTFSLPFAIWLMAGYFQTISKELEEAAYVDGNGRLGTMFRIVLPLSMPGIAATAIFTMLNAWDEFIFASAFTQTAAAKTLPVAIREFIGRHSIDWGLMTAGGFIASLPPVVISLFLYRYIVGGLSAGGVKE, encoded by the coding sequence ATGGAAAAACCGCTTGCGACGACTGCGCCGGCACCGCCGGCTTTGTACCGCAAAAGCTTAAAAACGATGCTGTTCCGCGTAACCGGCAGCGAGCTGATCCCGCCGTTTTATTTGTGGCTCGGGCTGATCCTGCTGGCGCTTTTTACGCTTTCGCCGTTTTTGTATTTTCTCGGGTCGTCGGTCAGCAGCGCCACCGATTTGATGAGCGGCAGGCTCCTTCCGCACTCGCCGACGATCGATAACTACGTCCGGCTGTTTCAAGGCACGACCGGCGCCGATTTCACCGCCGCGATCCGCAACAGCGTCTACGTGGCGCTCTGGACGACGGCGTTCACGATTTTCATCGGCGTTTTCGCGGCTTACGCGCTGGCGAAAATCAACTTCCCTTTCCGGTCGACCTCGCTGCTGGTCATTCTCGCCATGCAGCTGCTGCCGTCCATCAGCATCATTGTGCCGATGTACATGAATATGCGCGACGGAATCTCGATCGGTATTCCGTTCACGAGCATCGTATTTTACCGGACGCCGCCGCTGCTCGATACGATTGCCGGCCTTGTCGTAGCGTATACGACTTTTTCGCTGCCGTTTGCGATTTGGCTCATGGCCGGCTATTTCCAGACCATTTCGAAGGAGCTGGAGGAAGCGGCTTACGTGGACGGGAATGGACGCCTCGGCACGATGTTCCGCATCGTCCTGCCGCTTTCGATGCCGGGCATCGCCGCCACCGCCATTTTCACGATGCTGAACGCCTGGGACGAATTCATTTTCGCCAGCGCGTTCACGCAGACGGCGGCCGCCAAGACGCTTCCGGTGGCGATCCGCGAATTTATCGGTCGTCACAGCATCGACTGGGGGCTTATGACGGCCGGCGGGTTCATCGCTTCTCTGCCTCCGGTCGTCATCTCGCTGTTCCTGTACCGTTATATTGTGGGCGGGCTGTCGGCCGGCGGAGTAAAGGAGTGA
- a CDS encoding GNAT family N-acetyltransferase: METIEIRQAVHRGELEQAYDLWGAVFPEDRSFFQERLDYDPAYRMETTWLALADGTPAAAIQIFPFRMRWGSAELKVGGIGSVATRPEFRRRGLAQRILRRISEYMRAQGFDLSLLMTGIHSFYEQAGWHTIPEPALSVSRASSNEEFALPSAYVIRPFEGADLERVMRLYDDATAGMIGPMVRTPGYWKGQLAWRAVRPEHFLVAEASGEVAAYLRFKWTARRELVIGDCCCKPDATDAVRALLSRALELAGGAETVRAGLPAGHALQDVLLPAGAAVETATGNMWKALGLARTLDKITPELARNIRQAGLRDVSGMPVSLLITAGGEEALLHLYGETVEAVPVTGSVCYNLAVSLSDSEWLELLLNGASALDLPDSLAGHYLKALFPGRPYVFWNVDYF; this comes from the coding sequence ATGGAAACGATCGAGATCCGCCAGGCGGTTCATCGCGGCGAGCTGGAGCAGGCGTACGATCTCTGGGGAGCGGTTTTTCCGGAAGACCGCTCCTTTTTCCAGGAACGGCTGGATTACGATCCGGCATACCGGATGGAGACAACGTGGCTTGCGCTGGCGGACGGCACGCCGGCGGCGGCCATTCAAATCTTCCCGTTCCGAATGCGATGGGGCTCGGCCGAGCTGAAGGTAGGCGGGATCGGCAGCGTCGCCACGCGGCCGGAATTCCGCCGCCGCGGTCTGGCGCAGCGGATCCTGCGCCGGATAAGCGAATATATGCGGGCGCAGGGCTTCGACCTGTCGCTTCTGATGACCGGGATCCATTCGTTCTACGAGCAGGCCGGCTGGCATACGATACCGGAACCGGCACTGTCCGTTAGCCGTGCATCCTCCAATGAGGAATTCGCGCTTCCGTCCGCGTATGTCATCCGGCCTTTCGAAGGCGCGGACCTTGAACGGGTGATGCGCCTGTACGATGACGCGACCGCCGGCATGATCGGCCCTATGGTCCGGACCCCGGGGTATTGGAAAGGCCAGCTGGCCTGGAGGGCCGTACGACCGGAGCATTTCCTGGTTGCCGAAGCATCCGGTGAAGTGGCAGCTTATTTGCGGTTCAAATGGACGGCACGCCGGGAGCTGGTTATCGGCGACTGCTGCTGCAAGCCGGATGCGACGGATGCCGTGCGGGCGCTGCTAAGCCGGGCGCTGGAGCTGGCAGGCGGCGCCGAAACCGTCCGCGCGGGCCTGCCGGCCGGCCATGCGCTGCAGGATGTGCTTCTGCCCGCAGGCGCTGCCGTCGAAACGGCGACAGGCAACATGTGGAAGGCGCTCGGTCTTGCCCGGACGCTCGACAAAATTACGCCGGAGCTTGCTCGTAATATCCGGCAGGCCGGCTTGCGGGACGTTTCGGGGATGCCTGTTTCGCTGCTCATTACCGCCGGCGGGGAGGAGGCGCTGCTTCACCTGTACGGGGAAACCGTCGAGGCCGTTCCGGTAACCGGCTCCGTCTGTTATAATTTAGCTGTCAGCCTTAGCGATTCGGAATGGCTCGAGCTGCTGCTCAACGGAGCATCGGCTCTGGATCTGCCGGATTCATTGGCCGGGCATTACCTGAAAGCGTTATTTCCCGGCCGTCCGTACGTTTTCTGGAACGTCGATTATTTCTGA
- a CDS encoding MFS transporter has translation MSMVQDWRSFTRLKGAPALLSALIAYGIGTGMLAPMNAIYLRDSIGLSKGQIAAVFAVSLLLNMALTLVTGLFSDRMRYRKGLPLAAIVVCITGLQIYMRADAFPGAMLGMCLAVAPSGLIMGQLFAMARSRLSKGDAALTEMAMIWLRAGFSVGFFIGLLLGANVYLWFSFHGVLWGNSLGYAVLGVLLLLFREVPADGLTAAKKSGGEPFSHLMLLALLLLCCADSIRGLYLPLVVNATFGRPELMSYLWSCQAVFELLFMTVTGYAAAKYGSRKVIWIGSLAAIAVYALYAFSTSLPLYFVAQPINSFYVSILYGVAMGYVQRMFLHRTGFGASLYVLITQTASLVGYILPQILQGTSHIIFFIPIVLVAVSLLLSGTVILRSARQASGVAAKL, from the coding sequence ATGAGCATGGTGCAGGATTGGCGCAGCTTTACCCGGCTGAAGGGGGCGCCTGCGCTCCTCTCGGCCTTGATCGCATACGGCATCGGAACCGGCATGCTGGCTCCGATGAACGCGATCTACCTGCGCGATTCGATCGGGCTGTCGAAAGGGCAGATCGCCGCTGTGTTTGCGGTCTCCCTGCTCCTCAATATGGCGCTGACGCTGGTGACGGGACTGTTCAGCGACCGGATGCGTTACCGCAAGGGGCTGCCGCTGGCGGCGATCGTCGTCTGCATTACAGGTCTGCAGATCTACATGCGCGCAGATGCATTCCCGGGAGCGATGCTGGGCATGTGTCTCGCCGTTGCGCCGTCGGGCCTTATTATGGGCCAGCTGTTTGCGATGGCACGGAGCCGGCTGTCCAAAGGGGACGCGGCGCTCACGGAAATGGCCATGATCTGGCTGCGGGCCGGCTTCAGCGTCGGTTTTTTTATCGGGCTGCTGCTGGGGGCGAACGTATATTTATGGTTTTCCTTCCACGGCGTTCTGTGGGGCAACTCTCTCGGCTACGCCGTTCTCGGCGTGCTGCTGCTTCTGTTCCGGGAAGTGCCGGCAGACGGATTAACCGCGGCGAAAAAAAGCGGCGGCGAGCCGTTTTCCCACTTGATGCTGCTGGCGCTTCTGCTGCTCTGCTGCGCCGACTCGATCCGCGGCCTGTATTTGCCGCTCGTCGTGAACGCCACGTTCGGTCGGCCGGAGCTGATGTCGTATTTATGGAGCTGCCAAGCGGTGTTCGAGCTGCTGTTTATGACCGTTACCGGCTATGCCGCCGCCAAATACGGCAGCCGAAAGGTCATCTGGATCGGTAGCCTGGCCGCGATTGCGGTCTACGCGCTGTATGCTTTCAGCACGTCGCTGCCGCTTTATTTCGTCGCGCAGCCGATCAACTCGTTCTATGTCTCGATCCTGTACGGCGTTGCGATGGGCTACGTGCAGCGCATGTTTCTTCACCGTACGGGCTTCGGCGCAAGCCTGTACGTGCTCATTACGCAGACCGCTTCGCTCGTCGGCTATATCCTGCCCCAAATTCTGCAGGGTACGAGCCACATCATTTTCTTCATCCCGATCGTGCTGGTCGCCGTCTCGCTTCTCCTTTCCGGCACGGTGATCCTGCGTTCGGCCAGGCAGGCGAGCGGGGTTGCCGCCAAGCTTTAA
- a CDS encoding alpha-galactosidase — MTSSKRLKITLIGAGSLSFAPLTIRDILLSGPIAEAGPELCLMDISAGALAHSEAYAREVAQKLGCSPAITSTTELETSLAGADFVITAIEKNRYFYWSQDFHVPRKYGFKQIFGENGGPGGMFHTLRNLPPMLEIARAMERICPDAWLINFTNPEAKIVEAIARLTSVKCVGLCHGIGMGMEQISRILRIPEEELETAACGLNHFAWFQSIRRKGTGEDLYPLLKANERNIPWLAHWDEIALSRVMLRTYGLYPYPGTNHIGEYIRWSEEFLAGTRLQYFYDPQTENPWKEGPVPEFVYSIARLEEKPMFVEPEAQGEVHKPFSLDEADLKPSHEQAVPIVEAIAFGQRRDGLTVNVPNRGSIPGLPEDMVVEVPAYADGGGIHAKTMEPLPEAITEMIRVQGAIHKLVIEAYTEQSRNKLLQAVLLDPTVSTYNNAIAMINEMCELQKDILPPLQ, encoded by the coding sequence TCGCCGAAGCCGGGCCGGAGCTCTGCCTGATGGACATCTCCGCCGGCGCCTTGGCGCACAGCGAAGCCTATGCGCGGGAGGTCGCGCAAAAGCTCGGCTGCAGCCCGGCGATAACCTCGACGACCGAGCTGGAAACATCGCTTGCGGGAGCCGATTTTGTCATCACCGCCATTGAGAAGAACCGGTACTTCTACTGGTCGCAGGATTTCCACGTGCCGCGCAAATACGGCTTCAAGCAAATTTTCGGAGAGAACGGCGGACCCGGCGGCATGTTCCATACGCTGCGCAATCTTCCGCCCATGCTCGAGATCGCGCGGGCGATGGAACGGATTTGCCCGGATGCCTGGCTGATCAATTTCACCAACCCGGAAGCGAAGATCGTCGAAGCGATCGCCCGGCTGACAAGCGTCAAGTGCGTCGGGCTGTGCCACGGCATCGGCATGGGAATGGAACAGATTTCCCGGATTTTGCGGATTCCCGAGGAGGAGCTGGAGACGGCCGCCTGCGGGTTGAACCATTTCGCCTGGTTTCAAAGCATCCGGCGCAAAGGTACCGGCGAAGATTTGTACCCGCTGCTGAAAGCGAACGAGCGCAATATCCCGTGGCTCGCCCATTGGGACGAAATTGCATTGTCGAGGGTGATGCTGCGGACGTACGGGCTGTACCCTTACCCCGGCACGAACCATATCGGCGAATACATTCGCTGGAGCGAGGAATTTCTCGCCGGCACGCGGCTGCAATATTTTTACGACCCGCAGACCGAGAACCCGTGGAAGGAAGGCCCGGTGCCGGAATTCGTCTATTCGATCGCGCGTTTGGAGGAAAAGCCGATGTTTGTGGAGCCGGAGGCGCAAGGCGAGGTGCATAAGCCGTTCAGCCTGGACGAAGCGGACCTGAAGCCGTCGCACGAGCAGGCGGTTCCGATCGTGGAGGCGATCGCATTCGGCCAGCGCAGGGACGGTTTGACGGTTAACGTGCCAAACCGGGGCAGCATTCCAGGACTGCCGGAGGATATGGTCGTGGAGGTTCCGGCTTATGCGGACGGCGGCGGCATTCATGCCAAGACGATGGAACCGCTGCCGGAAGCGATCACCGAGATGATACGCGTGCAGGGGGCCATTCACAAGCTCGTGATCGAAGCGTATACGGAGCAGTCGCGGAACAAGCTGCTGCAGGCCGTGCTGCTCGATCCGACTGTGTCTACCTACAACAATGCCATTGCGATGATCAACGAAATGTGCGAGCTGCAGAAGGATATCCTGCCGCCGCTTCAATAG
- a CDS encoding carbohydrate ABC transporter permease: MEKPIRSGLAHRLTPRGRKDFIFAIVLLLPTLYILMKTFVLPILQSLLWSFYKYNLMDNSAVEFVGLRNYTQIFQLGDFWTSMGNTAYFTVFTVAAELIFGFFSALLLNQTFRGQLFFRGMIIIPWAMLTLVNGLMWNWIYQPGYGAFTVMLHDLHLLGANDNPVWMSSSFKIMTFASIADIWKMTPYMTLLLLAGLQAVPNSLYEAAVIDGAGFWKKIRYITIPQLMPAIVVAVVLRIIGAFRVYDILTVFSTDPKTSVSYLTFNYAFRYFYLGRASAMAWISTLFILAMIIVYIRMLKKNAENA, translated from the coding sequence ATGGAGAAGCCGATTCGAAGCGGACTTGCACACAGGTTGACGCCCCGGGGCAGAAAGGACTTCATTTTTGCCATCGTCCTGCTGCTGCCGACCTTGTACATTTTGATGAAAACGTTCGTGCTGCCGATTTTGCAGTCGCTGCTGTGGAGCTTCTATAAATACAACCTGATGGACAATTCGGCCGTCGAATTCGTCGGTCTCCGCAATTACACCCAAATTTTTCAGCTGGGCGATTTCTGGACATCGATGGGAAACACAGCGTATTTCACCGTTTTTACCGTGGCTGCGGAGCTGATTTTCGGTTTTTTCAGCGCGCTGCTGCTGAATCAAACGTTCCGCGGGCAGCTGTTCTTCCGGGGGATGATCATCATTCCGTGGGCGATGCTGACGCTCGTGAACGGCCTCATGTGGAACTGGATTTACCAGCCGGGGTACGGCGCGTTCACCGTAATGCTGCACGACCTTCATCTGCTCGGCGCGAACGATAATCCGGTATGGATGTCGAGCTCCTTCAAAATTATGACCTTCGCGTCCATCGCGGACATTTGGAAAATGACCCCTTACATGACGCTGCTGCTGCTGGCGGGTCTGCAGGCGGTTCCGAATTCGCTGTACGAGGCTGCCGTCATCGACGGGGCCGGATTTTGGAAAAAAATCCGGTACATCACGATTCCGCAGCTGATGCCCGCGATCGTCGTCGCGGTTGTGCTGCGCATCATCGGGGCGTTCCGCGTCTACGACATCCTGACCGTTTTCTCCACCGATCCGAAAACGTCGGTGTCGTACCTGACGTTCAACTATGCGTTCCGGTACTTCTATCTCGGCAGGGCGTCGGCGATGGCCTGGATTTCCACGCTGTTCATTCTGGCCATGATCATCGTCTACATCCGCATGCTGAAGAAAAATGCGGAAAACGCCTAA
- a CDS encoding GntR family transcriptional regulator encodes MEEKTTALYTQVKTKLLDAIQSGTYKAGDKLPTELELCELYQVSRTTIRLALQQLDLEGRIQKIQGKGTFVMKGKIPHRTLAPIMSFPDHMQHLGRRSDSRVLEAIVVPADLTLGELLHIDPDAPVTKLVRLRIADDVPVAHEVSYIPWYLGPGLASDDCTGSLFKLLREKYGRRIVKSVETLEPVIPERAIASLLNIEPGIPTFLMKTVTYLEDDTPIEYSLSYHRGDTANFIIERYYPPEQ; translated from the coding sequence ATGGAGGAAAAAACGACGGCGCTCTATACACAGGTGAAGACGAAGCTGCTAGATGCCATCCAATCGGGCACCTATAAAGCCGGCGACAAGCTGCCTACGGAGCTGGAGCTTTGCGAGCTGTACCAGGTCAGCCGTACGACGATCCGGCTCGCGCTGCAGCAGCTCGACCTTGAAGGACGAATCCAGAAAATCCAGGGAAAAGGCACCTTTGTGATGAAGGGCAAAATTCCCCATCGCACGCTCGCTCCGATCATGAGCTTTCCCGATCATATGCAGCATTTGGGACGCCGTTCCGACAGCCGGGTGCTGGAAGCGATCGTCGTTCCCGCCGATTTGACCCTGGGCGAGCTGCTGCATATCGATCCGGACGCTCCCGTGACGAAGCTGGTGCGCCTGCGCATAGCGGATGACGTGCCGGTCGCTCACGAGGTCAGCTATATTCCCTGGTATCTTGGGCCGGGTTTGGCAAGCGACGACTGTACGGGCTCCCTGTTCAAGCTGCTGAGGGAGAAATACGGCCGCCGCATCGTAAAATCCGTCGAAACGCTGGAGCCCGTCATCCCCGAACGCGCCATCGCATCCCTGCTGAACATCGAGCCCGGCATCCCGACCTTCCTGATGAAGACGGTGACGTACCTGGAAGACGATACGCCGATCGAATACAGCCTGAGCTACCACCGGGGCGATACGGCCAACTTTATTATCGAACGGTATTATCCTCCCGAACAGTAA
- a CDS encoding N-acetylglucosamine kinase: MTYIMGIDGGGSKTFSVVTDENGRLLGRGVSGRGNHQGPGIETALANIRSAAEMALKQAGLGYEDIAFVQYGLAGADREKDFNILRPAIATLPFKRSDIVCDTFEGLRAGSPDNIGVVLVCGSGTNAAGRGRSGLTVQTGGMGGLFGDRTGGGELAYQAFSYAVRSWDLREPPSILQDKVARYFGFADMEEVYNHFLDYDINSVPRDLAIVLHEAADEGDELAIRLLREAGSELGLGANSVIRRLGGFNGETIPIVLVGSVVQEGRNPHLLAALRETIAKENDRFELVIPQMAPVFGAVLLAMDHLQLPVTEAMIEQFNAYGGYKS, from the coding sequence ATGACGTACATCATGGGAATCGACGGCGGAGGCAGCAAAACATTCAGCGTCGTGACCGACGAAAACGGGCGTTTGCTGGGCCGCGGCGTATCCGGCCGGGGCAACCACCAGGGGCCAGGTATCGAAACGGCGCTGGCCAACATCCGCTCGGCGGCCGAGATGGCGCTGAAGCAGGCGGGGCTCGGGTACGAAGACATCGCGTTCGTCCAATACGGCCTTGCGGGGGCGGACAGGGAGAAGGACTTCAACATTTTACGGCCCGCGATTGCGACTCTCCCGTTCAAGCGGAGCGACATCGTCTGCGACACGTTCGAAGGGCTGCGGGCGGGTAGCCCGGACAATATCGGCGTCGTGCTCGTATGCGGCAGCGGCACCAATGCCGCGGGACGCGGCCGATCCGGTCTGACCGTGCAGACCGGCGGCATGGGCGGGCTGTTCGGCGATCGCACGGGCGGCGGCGAGCTTGCCTATCAGGCGTTCAGCTATGCCGTTCGGTCCTGGGATTTGCGCGAGCCGCCTTCGATTTTGCAGGACAAAGTCGCCCGCTATTTCGGGTTTGCCGATATGGAAGAGGTGTACAATCATTTTCTCGATTACGATATCAATTCGGTGCCGAGAGACCTCGCCATTGTGCTGCACGAGGCGGCAGACGAAGGGGATGAGCTGGCGATTCGGCTGCTCCGGGAGGCGGGCAGTGAGCTTGGCCTCGGGGCGAACTCGGTCATCCGCAGACTGGGCGGCTTCAACGGCGAAACGATTCCGATCGTTCTTGTCGGCAGCGTCGTGCAGGAAGGAAGGAACCCGCATCTGCTGGCCGCCCTGCGCGAGACGATCGCGAAGGAAAACGACCGTTTCGAGCTCGTCATTCCGCAAATGGCGCCGGTGTTCGGAGCGGTTTTGCTCGCGATGGACCATTTGCAGCTGCCCGTTACCGAGGCGATGATCGAACAATTTAATGCGTATGGAGGGTACAAATCATGA
- a CDS encoding 6-phospho-beta-glucosidase: MKKERLKVAVIGGGSSYTPELIEGFIKNYSVFPVGELYLVDIEAGREKLETVGALAQRMIAKAGVPIDLRLTFDRREAIRGADFVTTQMRIGMLDARSRDEKIPLKYGLIGQETTGAGGLAKALRTIPVILGICKDMEELAPDAFLINFTNPAGIVTEAVLKYSSIRTVGLCNLPIGTRMQIAKLCEVDVSKVDIEMMGINHLNWTTRIAVDGTDITREVLNKAAGASGLTMKNIPDFGWDADFLRSVGSLPCSYHRYYYMKDRMYADMKKKFDEKGTTRADDVKAVEAELFEMYKDPNLAVKPPQLEKRGGAYYSEAAVNLIKSIYNNTKDIQIVNVRNNGIIPFLPDDVSVEVGCVIDAAGAHPLQIAAPIPPQVRGLLQVVKAYEELAVKAAGEGDYDAGLQALTIHPLVGDAKVAKALLDEIIETNKDYLPQFS; encoded by the coding sequence ATGAAAAAAGAGCGGCTCAAAGTCGCCGTCATTGGCGGCGGATCGTCTTATACACCGGAACTGATCGAAGGCTTCATCAAAAACTACAGCGTTTTTCCAGTCGGCGAGCTGTACCTGGTCGATATCGAGGCGGGCCGCGAAAAGCTGGAAACCGTCGGCGCGCTGGCACAGCGGATGATCGCGAAGGCGGGCGTGCCGATCGATCTCCGCCTGACGTTCGACCGGCGGGAAGCGATTCGCGGAGCGGACTTCGTCACGACGCAGATGCGGATCGGCATGCTGGACGCACGCTCGCGCGACGAGAAGATTCCGCTGAAATACGGCCTGATCGGCCAGGAGACGACCGGCGCCGGCGGCTTGGCCAAGGCGCTCAGAACGATTCCCGTCATTCTCGGGATTTGCAAAGACATGGAAGAGCTGGCGCCGGACGCGTTTTTGATCAATTTTACGAATCCGGCGGGCATCGTGACGGAGGCCGTTCTGAAATATTCGAGCATCCGCACGGTCGGGCTTTGCAATCTTCCGATCGGCACGCGCATGCAGATCGCCAAGCTGTGCGAGGTGGACGTCAGCAAGGTGGATATCGAAATGATGGGGATCAATCATCTGAACTGGACGACCCGCATCGCCGTGGACGGTACGGATATTACCAGGGAGGTGCTGAACAAGGCGGCCGGAGCAAGCGGGCTGACGATGAAGAACATTCCCGATTTCGGCTGGGACGCGGACTTTCTCCGGTCGGTCGGTTCCCTGCCCTGCAGCTACCACCGGTATTATTATATGAAGGACCGAATGTACGCGGATATGAAGAAAAAATTCGACGAGAAAGGCACGACGCGCGCGGACGATGTGAAGGCCGTGGAGGCGGAGCTGTTCGAAATGTATAAAGACCCGAACCTGGCGGTCAAGCCGCCTCAGCTCGAAAAACGGGGCGGCGCTTATTATTCGGAAGCGGCCGTTAATCTGATCAAGTCGATTTATAACAACACGAAGGATATCCAGATCGTAAACGTGCGCAACAACGGTATTATACCGTTCCTGCCGGACGACGTGTCGGTTGAGGTGGGCTGCGTGATCGATGCCGCAGGCGCGCATCCGCTGCAGATCGCGGCGCCGATTCCGCCGCAGGTCCGCGGCCTGCTGCAGGTGGTGAAAGCCTACGAGGAGCTGGCGGTTAAGGCGGCGGGCGAAGGCGATTACGATGCGGGGCTGCAGGCGCTGACAATTCATCCGCTCGTTGGCGACGCGAAGGTCGCCAAGGCGCTGCTGGACGAAATTATCGAAACGAATAAGGACTATTTGCCGCAATTCAGCTGA
- a CDS encoding glucosamine-6-phosphate deaminase: MEVRICRDYEEMSLRIAEFIADYVARKPDAVLCFPAGETPAGTFRRLVEFARDGRFDCSRCSFVGLDEWAGIGRHDDGSCMGFMYDRLFTPLSVPESRIHFFDALAEDLEAECRRIDEIVAAKGGVDLMYVGLGMNGHIGLNEPGADPESYSHVAVLDAVTKTVGQKYFTGRVSLDKGITLGLRHMLEADTVLLAASGAKKAPVVGKVVHGDVTSRVPGSLVRRHASGFLYLDDAAAAEL, translated from the coding sequence GTGGAAGTCCGGATATGCAGGGATTACGAAGAGATGTCGCTGCGGATTGCCGAGTTTATCGCGGATTACGTGGCGCGCAAGCCCGATGCCGTCCTGTGCTTTCCTGCAGGGGAAACGCCTGCCGGAACGTTCAGGCGCCTGGTTGAATTCGCGCGGGACGGACGCTTCGACTGCAGCCGGTGCAGCTTCGTCGGGCTGGACGAGTGGGCCGGCATCGGACGGCATGACGACGGGAGCTGCATGGGCTTTATGTATGACCGTCTCTTCACCCCGCTGTCCGTCCCGGAGTCCCGCATCCATTTCTTCGATGCATTGGCGGAGGATCTGGAAGCGGAGTGCAGGCGGATCGACGAGATCGTCGCCGCGAAGGGCGGCGTCGATCTGATGTATGTAGGACTCGGCATGAACGGCCACATCGGGCTGAACGAGCCGGGCGCCGATCCTGAGTCCTACTCGCACGTCGCTGTGCTTGACGCCGTGACGAAGACCGTCGGGCAAAAATATTTTACCGGTCGGGTCAGCTTGGACAAAGGTATCACGCTCGGGCTGCGGCACATGCTTGAAGCGGACACCGTTCTGCTGGCGGCAAGCGGAGCGAAGAAGGCGCCTGTCGTCGGGAAGGTCGTCCATGGGGATGTGACAAGCAGGGTGCCGGGAAGTCTGGTGCGGCGGCATGCGAGCGGATTCCTCTATCTGGACGATGCTGCGGCTGCGGAGCTCTGA
- a CDS encoding extracellular solute-binding protein, translating into MRNKQGIIKTVVIMLSLLVIVAGCAPAPKKAGNTGSAGDTGGSGTGASTGGTAADPNALDWSKTDDPALKNEQLTILVADNDGTVAKMLERFTDQTGIKLNVIGVDYNSLYTKITTAALANSSDIDLAEMDTIWAGQFLEGNIVEDLTNVVPADVQKGFTPSSLSSVKYNNKLAAMPYFSSTKHFYWNTDLLKKAGITSPPKTWDEFRADSKKLTKAGLYASGWSWKQAEGLICDFVGMVYSFGGSFFTQDGKLNVNDAGAVKALQYMSDLINVDKTVDPASLQWSEDDVRKAFAAGKIAMMSNWEGTLPVLNDPSQSKVVGQTEVGLLPGEGSVVSAAVTGSEGIAIMKSSKHKEAALAFLKWMASKDFQEPNFVERGVYPVLQSLYDDPKVKEADKDHTIDKILEQFQYGENRPNGPGYVEWADILSGELFNALAGHKDPKTALDDAAKKIDDAIKKAEAA; encoded by the coding sequence ATGCGAAACAAGCAGGGGATCATCAAAACGGTTGTCATCATGCTTTCGTTACTGGTTATCGTGGCCGGGTGCGCTCCCGCCCCCAAAAAAGCCGGCAATACCGGCAGTGCGGGCGATACCGGCGGTTCCGGAACGGGCGCGTCAACCGGCGGTACCGCCGCCGATCCGAATGCGCTGGACTGGAGCAAAACGGACGATCCGGCCCTGAAAAACGAGCAGCTGACAATACTCGTCGCGGACAACGACGGCACCGTCGCCAAAATGTTGGAGCGGTTCACGGACCAAACCGGCATCAAGCTGAACGTCATCGGCGTCGATTACAACTCTCTTTATACGAAAATTACAACCGCAGCGTTAGCGAACTCCTCCGATATCGATCTTGCCGAAATGGATACGATCTGGGCGGGCCAGTTCCTCGAAGGGAATATTGTCGAGGATCTGACGAATGTCGTGCCGGCCGACGTCCAGAAAGGCTTCACTCCATCTTCGCTCAGTTCCGTCAAGTATAACAACAAACTGGCGGCTATGCCGTATTTCTCCAGCACGAAGCACTTTTATTGGAACACAGATCTGCTTAAAAAGGCCGGCATCACCTCCCCGCCGAAGACGTGGGACGAGTTCCGGGCGGATTCCAAGAAGCTGACGAAAGCCGGCCTCTACGCTTCCGGCTGGTCCTGGAAGCAGGCGGAAGGCCTGATCTGCGATTTCGTCGGCATGGTGTACTCCTTCGGAGGCAGCTTCTTCACGCAGGACGGCAAGCTCAACGTGAACGACGCAGGCGCCGTGAAGGCGCTGCAGTATATGTCCGATCTGATCAACGTCGACAAAACGGTTGACCCGGCCAGCCTGCAGTGGAGCGAGGACGACGTCCGAAAAGCGTTTGCGGCCGGCAAAATCGCCATGATGTCCAACTGGGAAGGCACGCTTCCGGTGCTGAACGATCCGTCGCAATCCAAGGTCGTCGGCCAGACGGAAGTCGGCCTGCTTCCCGGCGAAGGCAGCGTCGTATCCGCTGCGGTTACCGGCTCCGAAGGCATCGCCATCATGAAATCGAGCAAGCACAAGGAAGCGGCGCTCGCCTTCCTGAAGTGGATGGCTTCGAAGGATTTCCAAGAGCCGAACTTCGTGGAACGCGGCGTTTACCCGGTGCTCCAATCGCTTTACGACGATCCGAAGGTCAAAGAAGCCGACAAGGACCACACGATCGACAAAATACTGGAGCAGTTCCAGTACGGCGAGAATCGTCCGAACGGACCCGGGTACGTGGAGTGGGCGGACATTCTCTCCGGCGAATTGTTCAATGCGCTGGCCGGACATAAAGATCCGAAAACGGCGCTGGACGATGCGGCGAAGAAAATCGACGACGCAATCAAGAAGGCCGAAGCGGCATAA